One window from the genome of Lepisosteus oculatus isolate fLepOcu1 chromosome 21, fLepOcu1.hap2, whole genome shotgun sequence encodes:
- the bet1l gene encoding BET1-like protein, giving the protein MADWNRGHGSGAVDEMLDVENKLLADNLATKVSRLKSLAFEIDKEAEDQNSYLDGMDSNFLSTTGLLTGSVKRFSTMVRSGRDNRKILCYVSIGLVLVFFILYYLVSRTQT; this is encoded by the exons ATGGCTGACTGGAATAGAG GACATGGCTCTGGTGCTGTGGATGAGATGCTGGATGTTGAGAATAAGCTCTTGGCAGACAATCTGGCCACTAAAGTCTCCAGACTAAAATCA CTGGCCTTTGAAATAGATAAAGAAGCTGAGGACCAAAATTCCTATCTTGATGGCATG gACTCAAACTTTTTGAGCACCACAGGGCTCTTGACAGGAAGTGTGAAGAGGTTTTCTACAATGGTTCGCTCTGGAAGGGACAACCGGAAGATTTTGTGCTATGTCTCAATTGGACTggtcttagttttttttatactttaCTACCTAGTCTCTAGGACACAGACGTAA
- the deaf1 gene encoding deformed epidermal autoregulatory factor 1 homolog isoform X3: MDESELATKGLGLEEAPESAAAVPGEGEDSDTESEAEVTAMTVMGEPGHIEIGAESLPNPDEAETAFADVTTVTVADVAGPGDNVFTTSVASAASISEHVLTGRTTLQIGDPLNTQKATLIVVHTDGSIVDTSGLKGPATPISPGPQTPSTPITPGPEKDGTKYNWDPSVYENELPVRCRNTSGLLYKNRLGSGGKGRCIKHNNNWYTPTEFEGMSGRASSKDWKRSIRYAGRPLQCLIQDGILNPHAASCTCAACCDDLSLTGPVRLFVPYKRRKKDNEQPSIPEKKESQSPKNITLLPAAAGTTFTVSPSGQITTSGTLTFDRASTGDTTTIISESPAQADVFTGTTVLTSLPALAVNQSIPAKAVSPSLVNGLDVSEQRNWLYLEEMANSLISTAQQLKVLIEQAKQASLASREVTLTQAKGPQERKDQMCVNCGREAMNECTGCHKVNYCSIFCQRKDWKEHQHICGQHTTTVSVQDEDVQITDLDIEKVKV; this comes from the exons ATGGATGAATCTGAATTGGCTACGAAGGGGCTCGGGTTAGAGGAGGCGCCCGAAAGCGCTGCTGCTGTGCCCGGCGAGGGGGAGGACTCGGATACTGAATCGGAGGCCGAAGTTACAGCGATGACAGTAATGGGTGAACCGGGGCACATCGAGATCGGAGCCGAGTCCTTGCCGAACCCAGACGAGGCCGAAACGGCGTTtg CAGACGTGACCACTGTGACTGTAGCAGATGTGGCAGGTCCAGGAGATAACGTGTTCACGACTTCAGTTGCAAGCGCAGCCTCCATTTCTGAGCATGTTCTG ACTGGAAGGACTACCTTGCAGATAGGAGACCCTCTAAACACCCAGAAGGCCACTCTGATTGTGGTTCACACCGATGGTAGCATTGTAGATACTTCAGGGCTGAAAGGACCTGCTACACCGATTTCCCCAG GTCCGCAGACCCCATCAACTCCAATAACACCAGGTCCTGAGAAAGATGGGACAAAATATAACTGGGACCCCTCTGTGTATGAGAATGAGCTGCCTGTAAGATGCAGAAACACCAGTGGACTGCTGTATAAGAACAGGCTAGGCTCTG GGGGGAAAGGGCGCTGCATCAAGCACAACAATAACTGGTACACCCCGActgagtttgagggcatgtctgGCAGAGCCAGCAGTAAAGACTGGAAGAGGAGCATTCGTTACGCAGGCAGACCTTTGCAGTGTCTGATCCAG GATGGGATCCTGAATCCTCATGCTGCCTCATGTACCTGTGCTGCCTGCTGCGATGATCTGTCCTTG ACTGGTCCTGTAAGGCTGTTTGTCCCATACAAAAGACGGAAGAAAGACAATGAGCAGCCATCTATACCGGAGAAGAAGGAGTCCCAGTCCCCCAAGAACATCACCCTCCTCCCCGCAGCAGCTGGGACGACCT tTACAGTTTCACCCTCTGGGCAGATCACGACCTCAGGCACGTTGACCTTTGACAGAGCGTCCACAGGTGACACCACAACCATCATTTCCGAGAGCCCAGCACAAGCAGATGTGTTCACTGGGACAACAG TCCTGACATCCCTTCCTGCTCTGGCCGTGAATCAGTCCATCCCGGCCAAAGCCGTGTCGCCCAGCTTGGTCAACGGCCTGGATGTGAGTGAGCAGAGGAACTGGCTGTACCTGGAGGAGATGGCCAACTCGCTGATCAGCACGGCGCAGCAGCTGAAGGTCCTCATTGAGCAGGCCAAGCAGGCCAGCCTGGCCAGCCGAGAGGTGACCCTCACGCAAGCCAAGGGGCCGCAGGAGAGGAAAGAC CAAATGTGTGTGAACTGTGGGCGAGAGGCCATGAATGAATGCACTGGCTGCCACAAGGTCAATTACTGTTCCATTTTCTGCCAAAGAAAG GACTGGAAGGAGCATCAGCACATCTGTGGCCAGCATACCACCACAGTATCTGTTCAGGACGAGGATGTTCAGATTACAGACCTGGACATTGAGAAAGTAAAAGTCTAG
- the deaf1 gene encoding deformed epidermal autoregulatory factor 1 homolog isoform X1 has product MDESELATKGLGLEEAPESAAAVPGEGEDSDTESEAEVTAMTVMGEPGHIEIGAESLPNPDEAETAFADVTTVTVADVAGPGDNVFTTSVASAASISEHVLTGRTTLQIGDPLNTQKATLIVVHTDGSIVDTSGLKGPATPISPGPQTPSTPITPGPEKDGTKYNWDPSVYENELPVRCRNTSGLLYKNRLGSGGKGRCIKHNNNWYTPTEFEGMSGRASSKDWKRSIRYAGRPLQCLIQDGILNPHAASCTCAACCDDLSLCTKNGDGPSLRGENINMTGPVRLFVPYKRRKKDNEQPSIPEKKESQSPKNITLLPAAAGTTFTVSPSGQITTSGTLTFDRASTGDTTTIISESPAQADVFTGTTVLTSLPALAVNQSIPAKAVSPSLVNGLDVSEQRNWLYLEEMANSLISTAQQLKVLIEQAKQASLASREVTLTQAKGPQERKDAFQNQISFQPTEDTDVKTEIIIKQMCVNCGREAMNECTGCHKVNYCSIFCQRKDWKEHQHICGQHTTTVSVQDEDVQITDLDIEKVKV; this is encoded by the exons ATGGATGAATCTGAATTGGCTACGAAGGGGCTCGGGTTAGAGGAGGCGCCCGAAAGCGCTGCTGCTGTGCCCGGCGAGGGGGAGGACTCGGATACTGAATCGGAGGCCGAAGTTACAGCGATGACAGTAATGGGTGAACCGGGGCACATCGAGATCGGAGCCGAGTCCTTGCCGAACCCAGACGAGGCCGAAACGGCGTTtg CAGACGTGACCACTGTGACTGTAGCAGATGTGGCAGGTCCAGGAGATAACGTGTTCACGACTTCAGTTGCAAGCGCAGCCTCCATTTCTGAGCATGTTCTG ACTGGAAGGACTACCTTGCAGATAGGAGACCCTCTAAACACCCAGAAGGCCACTCTGATTGTGGTTCACACCGATGGTAGCATTGTAGATACTTCAGGGCTGAAAGGACCTGCTACACCGATTTCCCCAG GTCCGCAGACCCCATCAACTCCAATAACACCAGGTCCTGAGAAAGATGGGACAAAATATAACTGGGACCCCTCTGTGTATGAGAATGAGCTGCCTGTAAGATGCAGAAACACCAGTGGACTGCTGTATAAGAACAGGCTAGGCTCTG GGGGGAAAGGGCGCTGCATCAAGCACAACAATAACTGGTACACCCCGActgagtttgagggcatgtctgGCAGAGCCAGCAGTAAAGACTGGAAGAGGAGCATTCGTTACGCAGGCAGACCTTTGCAGTGTCTGATCCAG GATGGGATCCTGAATCCTCATGCTGCCTCATGTACCTGTGCTGCCTGCTGCGATGATCTGTCCTTG tgcaCCAAGAATGGGGATGGGCCATCTTTGAGAGGGGAGAACATAAATATG ACTGGTCCTGTAAGGCTGTTTGTCCCATACAAAAGACGGAAGAAAGACAATGAGCAGCCATCTATACCGGAGAAGAAGGAGTCCCAGTCCCCCAAGAACATCACCCTCCTCCCCGCAGCAGCTGGGACGACCT tTACAGTTTCACCCTCTGGGCAGATCACGACCTCAGGCACGTTGACCTTTGACAGAGCGTCCACAGGTGACACCACAACCATCATTTCCGAGAGCCCAGCACAAGCAGATGTGTTCACTGGGACAACAG TCCTGACATCCCTTCCTGCTCTGGCCGTGAATCAGTCCATCCCGGCCAAAGCCGTGTCGCCCAGCTTGGTCAACGGCCTGGATGTGAGTGAGCAGAGGAACTGGCTGTACCTGGAGGAGATGGCCAACTCGCTGATCAGCACGGCGCAGCAGCTGAAGGTCCTCATTGAGCAGGCCAAGCAGGCCAGCCTGGCCAGCCGAGAGGTGACCCTCACGCAAGCCAAGGGGCCGCAGGAGAGGAAAGAC GCCTTCCAGAATCAAATATCATTTCAGCCTACAGAGGACACAGATGTAAAAACTGAGATCATCATTAAG CAAATGTGTGTGAACTGTGGGCGAGAGGCCATGAATGAATGCACTGGCTGCCACAAGGTCAATTACTGTTCCATTTTCTGCCAAAGAAAG GACTGGAAGGAGCATCAGCACATCTGTGGCCAGCATACCACCACAGTATCTGTTCAGGACGAGGATGTTCAGATTACAGACCTGGACATTGAGAAAGTAAAAGTCTAG
- the deaf1 gene encoding deformed epidermal autoregulatory factor 1 homolog isoform X2 → MDESELATKGLGLEEAPESAAAVPGEGEDSDTESEAEVTAMTVMGEPGHIEIGAESLPNPDEAETAFADVTTVTVADVAGPGDNVFTTSVASAASISEHVLTGRTTLQIGDPLNTQKATLIVVHTDGSIVDTSGLKGPATPISPGPQTPSTPITPGPEKDGTKYNWDPSVYENELPVRCRNTSGLLYKNRLGSGGKGRCIKHNNNWYTPTEFEGMSGRASSKDWKRSIRYAGRPLQCLIQDGILNPHAASCTCAACCDDLSLCTKNGDGPSLRGENINMTGPVRLFVPYKRRKKDNEQPSIPEKKESQSPKNITLLPAAAGTTFTVSPSGQITTSGTLTFDRASTGDTTTIISESPAQADVFTGTTVLTSLPALAVNQSIPAKAVSPSLVNGLDVSEQRNWLYLEEMANSLISTAQQLKVLIEQAKQASLASREVTLTQAKGPQERKDQMCVNCGREAMNECTGCHKVNYCSIFCQRKDWKEHQHICGQHTTTVSVQDEDVQITDLDIEKVKV, encoded by the exons ATGGATGAATCTGAATTGGCTACGAAGGGGCTCGGGTTAGAGGAGGCGCCCGAAAGCGCTGCTGCTGTGCCCGGCGAGGGGGAGGACTCGGATACTGAATCGGAGGCCGAAGTTACAGCGATGACAGTAATGGGTGAACCGGGGCACATCGAGATCGGAGCCGAGTCCTTGCCGAACCCAGACGAGGCCGAAACGGCGTTtg CAGACGTGACCACTGTGACTGTAGCAGATGTGGCAGGTCCAGGAGATAACGTGTTCACGACTTCAGTTGCAAGCGCAGCCTCCATTTCTGAGCATGTTCTG ACTGGAAGGACTACCTTGCAGATAGGAGACCCTCTAAACACCCAGAAGGCCACTCTGATTGTGGTTCACACCGATGGTAGCATTGTAGATACTTCAGGGCTGAAAGGACCTGCTACACCGATTTCCCCAG GTCCGCAGACCCCATCAACTCCAATAACACCAGGTCCTGAGAAAGATGGGACAAAATATAACTGGGACCCCTCTGTGTATGAGAATGAGCTGCCTGTAAGATGCAGAAACACCAGTGGACTGCTGTATAAGAACAGGCTAGGCTCTG GGGGGAAAGGGCGCTGCATCAAGCACAACAATAACTGGTACACCCCGActgagtttgagggcatgtctgGCAGAGCCAGCAGTAAAGACTGGAAGAGGAGCATTCGTTACGCAGGCAGACCTTTGCAGTGTCTGATCCAG GATGGGATCCTGAATCCTCATGCTGCCTCATGTACCTGTGCTGCCTGCTGCGATGATCTGTCCTTG tgcaCCAAGAATGGGGATGGGCCATCTTTGAGAGGGGAGAACATAAATATG ACTGGTCCTGTAAGGCTGTTTGTCCCATACAAAAGACGGAAGAAAGACAATGAGCAGCCATCTATACCGGAGAAGAAGGAGTCCCAGTCCCCCAAGAACATCACCCTCCTCCCCGCAGCAGCTGGGACGACCT tTACAGTTTCACCCTCTGGGCAGATCACGACCTCAGGCACGTTGACCTTTGACAGAGCGTCCACAGGTGACACCACAACCATCATTTCCGAGAGCCCAGCACAAGCAGATGTGTTCACTGGGACAACAG TCCTGACATCCCTTCCTGCTCTGGCCGTGAATCAGTCCATCCCGGCCAAAGCCGTGTCGCCCAGCTTGGTCAACGGCCTGGATGTGAGTGAGCAGAGGAACTGGCTGTACCTGGAGGAGATGGCCAACTCGCTGATCAGCACGGCGCAGCAGCTGAAGGTCCTCATTGAGCAGGCCAAGCAGGCCAGCCTGGCCAGCCGAGAGGTGACCCTCACGCAAGCCAAGGGGCCGCAGGAGAGGAAAGAC CAAATGTGTGTGAACTGTGGGCGAGAGGCCATGAATGAATGCACTGGCTGCCACAAGGTCAATTACTGTTCCATTTTCTGCCAAAGAAAG GACTGGAAGGAGCATCAGCACATCTGTGGCCAGCATACCACCACAGTATCTGTTCAGGACGAGGATGTTCAGATTACAGACCTGGACATTGAGAAAGTAAAAGTCTAG